The Plasmodium sp. gorilla clade G2 genome assembly, chromosome: 4 genome has a segment encoding these proteins:
- a CDS encoding early transcribed membrane protein 4 codes for MKLSNLFYVFALLISMNVFVQGKNVNVDNIGMTKIDEMQKRKQQQKIIMISTVVTGIALLLGSALGLGYLSKSNKKAEVPDEEKDENKKVDAGKNSKESKESKAEEKQHKSEERDSKLSSSRSTVAPSTV; via the coding sequence atgaaattaagcaatttattttatgtttttgcGTTGCTTATCTCCATGAACGTTTTCGTTCAAGGAAAGAATGTCAATGTTGATAACATAGGCATGACTAAAATTGATGAGATGCAAAAGAGAAAACAgcaacaaaaaataataatgatatctACTGTTGTTACTGGTATTGCTTTACTATTAGGTAGTGCTTTAGGCTTAGGATACCTTAGTAAATCTAATAAAAAAGCTGAAGTACCAGATGAAGAAAAGgatgaaaacaaaaaagtAGATGCAGGAAAAAATTCCAAAGAATCCAAAGAATCCAAAGCTGAAGAAAAACAACACAAATCTGAAGAGAGAGATAGTAAATTATCCTCATCAAGATCTACAGTAGCACCATCTActgtttaa
- a CDS encoding RH5-Ripr membrane anchoring protein, giving the protein MNIPFYKTYFSFFQIVLVVLLLYKNINCESHHVFIRTELSFIKNIVPCIRDMFFIYKRELYNICLDDLKGEEDETHIYVQKKVKDSWITLYDLFKETDLTGRPHIFAYVDVEEIIILLCEDEEFSNRKKDMTCYRFYSNDGKEYNNSEITISDNIFKDSLLSSYSSFPLKIENREYFLICGVSPYKLKDDNKKDDILCMASHDKGETWRTKIVIKYDEYKLGVQYFFLRPYISKNDLSFHFYVGDNINNVKNVNFIECTHEKDLEFVCSNKDFLKDNKVLQDVSTLNDEYIVSYGNNNNFNECYIFFNNENSILIKPEKYGNTTAGCYGGKFVKIDENRTLFIYSSSQGIYNIHTIYYANYE; this is encoded by the exons ATGAATATCCCTTTTTACaaaacatatttttcattttttcaaaTTGTCTTAGTTGTtcttttgttatataaaaatataaattgtgAGAGTCATCATGTTTTCATAAGGACTGAGTTATCATTCATAAAGAACATTGTTCCTTGTATTCGTgatatgttttttatatataagagggaattgtataatatatgtttagaTGATTTAAAAGGCGAAGAAGATGAAAcccatatatatgttcaaaaGAAGGTAAAAGATTCTTGGATAACTTTATATGATTTGTTTAAAGAAACTGATTTAACAGGCCGTCCTCATATTTTTGCATATGTAGATGTGgaagaaataattatattacttTGTGAGGATGAAGAATTTTCAAATAGAAAGAAGGATATGACTTGTTATCGTTTTTATAGTAATGAtggaaaagaatataataacagTGAGATAACTATaagtgataatatatttaaagataGTCTTCTATCTTCTTATTCTTCTTTCCCtttaaaaattgaaaatcGTGAGTACTTTCTAATATGTGGTGTAAGTCCTTATAAATTAAAGGATGACAATAAGAAGGATGACATTTTATGTATGGCAAGTCATGACAAGGGAGAGACATggag aACCAAAATAGTCATAAAATATGACGAGTACAAATTAGGTGtgcaatatttttttctaagaCCCTACATTTCTAAGAACGATTTgtcatttcatttttatgtaggtgataatataaataatgtaaagAATGTTAATTTTATTGAGTGTACGCATGAAAAGGATTTAGAATTTGTCTGTAGTAATAaggattttttaaaagataataaagtACTTCAAGATGTTTCTACattaaatgatgaatatattgTTAGTtatggaaataataataatttcaatgagtgttatattttttttaacaatgaaaattctatattaataaaaccAGAAAAATATGGTAATACAACTGCAGGTTGTTATGGAGGAAAGTTTGTAAAAATAGATGAAAACAGAAcgttatttatttattcttctTCTCAAgggatatataatattcacaCTATATACTATGCTAACTATGAGTAG